In a single window of the Pocillopora verrucosa isolate sample1 chromosome 4, ASM3666991v2, whole genome shotgun sequence genome:
- the LOC136280123 gene encoding beta-1,3-galactosyltransferase 5-like: protein MRLAFKRKLILLPCLVFLIAVGNVFVLVYQHHEKSPVKKGNQTVTVLIHEKAPSSYNFLKALRVEIKETFRRYEAKEETVGKTYQKAAFHKKQGRYRRNSIVFPDCQPTPFLLIEVHTTPQNFMEREAIRLTWGRPQNAINAANVGEQLNPSLWKTVFLIGHTQNKRLDELLEVEANHHKDLVFGNFIDSYRNLSRKMAFGVEWASKHCQARYILKADEDSFVNILEVIKLLKKYDRMYSRNTPLYMGAALLAKEPYRDKKSKFYVSEKDYPRPTYPPYAAGAGYVFSGNLLRNLSTALKVVKLFPNEDACFGALMQHNGVSLLNNDRFIPFSTGKAVYRKEGGYSLCRFDSPLVIHRVSGILQIQTHFNVLVLRHVPTICQHIKHGIGEDDNFVDDEIW from the exons ATGAGACTTGCGTTCAAGCGAAAACTCATACTTCTACCGTGTCTAGTCTTTCTGATTGCAGTTGGGAATGTTTTCGTGTTGGTTTATCAACACCATGAAAAATCACCAGTCAAAAAAGGCAACCAAACTGTAACTGTCTTAATTCATGAAAAAGCGCCGAGTAGCTATAATTTTCTCAAAGCTCTGCGAGTCGAGATCAAAGAAACATTCAGACGATATGAAGCTAAGGAAGAAACTGTCGGTAAAACTTATCAGAAAGCTGCATTTCATAAGAAGCAAGGCAGATATAGGAGAAATTCCATCGTCTTTCCTGATTGTCAGCCCACACCGTTCCTCTTAATTGAGGTTCATACAACGCCGCAGAACTTCATGGAAAGAGAAGCCATACGTCTTACTTGGGGGCGGCCGCAAAACGCTATCAATGCAGCAAACGTAGGGGAGCAGTTAAATCCAAG TTTGTGGAAAACGGTTTTCCTCATTGGACATACGCAGAATAAACGCTTAGATGAGCTGCTTGAGGTCGAGGCAAATCACCACAAAGATTTGGTATTTGGAAACTTCATCGATTCGTACCgaaatttatcaagaaaaatgGCTTTTGGAGTTGAATGGGCATCTAAACACTGTCAGGCAAGGTACATTTTGAAGGCAGATGAAGACTCGTTCGTCAACATACTTGAGGTTATTAAATTGCTCAAGAAATACGACCGCATGTACTCAAGAAATACTCCTCTATACATGGGGGCTGCTCTCCTTGCTAAGGAACCCTATCGGGATAAAAAGAGCAAGTTTTATGTGTCGGAAAAAGACTATCCCCGGCCGACGTATCCCCCGTACGCAGCCGGGGCAGGCTACGTGTTTAGTGGAAATCTGCTGAGAAATCTTTCCACCGCTTTAAAAGTTGTGAAGTTATTCCCCAACGAAGACGCATGTTTCGGCGCTTTAATGCAGCACAACGGGGTCAGTTTACTAAACAATGACCGATTTATACCCTTCTCAACGGGGAAAGCTGTTTATCGTAAGGAAGGGGGATACAGCTTGTGCAGGTTTGACAGTCCTCTAGTTATTCATAGAGTTTCCGGAATACTTCAAATTCAGACTCATTTTAATGTCTTGGTTTTACGGCATGTACCGACGATTTGCCAGCACATCAAACATGGAATAGGCGAAGATGACAACTTCGTTGATGATGAGATTTGGTAA